The DNA segment AAGGATACCAACAAGAACCACAAGAAACAATCAATTCGGTGAAAACGTGCATAGGTTCTGATTGTTCAGTCCCCAATAACCATTCCTTGGATTAAGCTGTTCACATTCGTTCAAAAGCGATCTTCATACCGTTTCACCGATCCGCCCCCCCTGTTTACTGCTCGAAGTGGAGTTTCCGTTCGTGACCAGCCGCCCCAAAGTAAGTCCATTCATCTGCCGAGTGCTGACAGCCTGCCTATTCGTATTTACGTTTAGCCCGCTGGTTTACGGACAACAAGGGATTTTTGAACCCTTGGCTAAGATGCGTGCCAAGCTACAAGCGACCCCCAATCCAGTCACTCCCAAACCCTTCCCGCTCATCAACCGGCAATCTCCAGCAGGAACGCCCCAAGCGGCTCCCAAACCAGCCAAACCCAAGGGCCCCGTTCAATCCGCCGAAGCGGTCAGCGCTTTGCAGGATGCCGGTTTTTCACTGACGATGGACTCGAATGGCAACGTTGTCGAAATCGCTGCCGGTGGGGAAACAGACCTCTCGGAATCGTTCACCGCCTTTGCTGGCCTCCCGCATGTACGGATCGTCCGTTTGTCGGGACCGGGACTAAAAGACAAAGGCCTGGAATCCCTTGCCAAGCTGACAAATCTGACTCGCCTGGACCTAAGCGATGCCGCAATCACCGACAAAACGCTGAAGACGATCGGCAAACTGGAAAACCTGGAAGCATTGTTCTTGCGGCGGACGGGAATTTCCAATGACGGGCTAGCGCTCCTTTCCGGCCTGCCAAAATTACGGGCTATCGACGTTCGGAATACCAACATCGGCGACGCTGGCATGAAACACCTAGCCAAAATCAAATCGTTGGCCGACATCCAGCTAGAAAAATCGAAGGTAACCGATGCAGGCGTTGCCGATCTGGCAAACCTGAAACTGAAATCGATCAACGTCAATTACTGCACCTCGATCGGCGACCCCTCGCTTGTGGTCTTTGGGGCGATGCCAACGCTGGAATCCATCCAGATGGATGCCTGCCAGATCAGTGACGAAGGCATGAAAGAAGTCGCAAAACTGACAAAACTAAAACGCTTGCGAATTCGTGAAACCGATATCACTGGCAAAGGTTTTGAAAACGTTGCCAAACTGGATCGCCTTGACCGCTTAGAACTGCGGAATACTTCGATCGACGATGCAGGCATCAAAATTATCGCCGGCCTGCCAAATGTCACCTACCTCGATTTGAGCGAGTGCCGTCTGATCAGTCCCGAAGCCTTCGCAGAACTGAAAACGTTGACCAAGCTTCGTTTCTTGAACCTCTGGGAAACCAAATTTGACGACGAAGGGTTGCAGGCCCTCGGTGGATTGACCGCCCTGGAAGACCTCAACCTGAAATCATGCTCGATCACAGACGCTTCGCTTGATTCGCTAATGAAGTTCCAAAAACTGAAACGTTTGAATGTTGCTGGGACTCTTCTAAATGACGATAGCGTTCGCAAATTGGCTTCGCTTCCCCAGCTGACATGGTTGAATATCGCCAACATTTCAAGCATCGGATTTGACGTGATCGATGAAGTCATCGAAAAGTATCCGAACCTCAGTTTGGTCGAATACGAAAACGGCTAAGCGTCACGGAGCTACGCTCGCCAGAGCGTGGGCAGACCGCAAGAACCACCGTCTGGCGACGGTGCCCCTTGGCTCCGGTCCAAACTAGAAACCGGCCCTACCGTCTAAGTCGTGTAGGCCGGATCGAGAAGCGATAGCGACGAAGCTCCGGCCTACTTGCCTTAGTGGTGTAGGCCGGATCGAGGAGCGACAGCGACGAAGCTCCGGCAAATCATCAATCAAAAGTGGCTGCCGGAGCGGCATCGCTGTCGCTCTTTGATCCGGCCTACTTGACTTAGTAGTGTAGGCCGGATCGAGGAGCGACAGCGACGAAGCTCCGGCAAATCATCAATCAAAAATGCCTGCCGGAGCGGCATCGCTGTCGCTCTTTGATCCGGCCTACTTGCCTTGGTAGTGTAGGCCGGATCGAGGAGCGATAGCGACGAAGCTCCGGCAAATCATGAATCAAAAATGCCTGCCGGAGCGGCATCGCTGTCGCTCTTTGATCCGGCCTACTTGCCTTAGTGGTGTAGGCCGGATCGAGGAGCGATAGCGACGAAGCTCCGGCAAATCATCAATCAAAAGTGCCTGCCGGAGCGGCATCGCTGTCGCTCTTTGATCCGGCCTACTTGGCTACGTCTTAGTAGTGTAGGCCGGATCGAGGAGCGATAGCGACGAAGCTCCGGCAAATCATGAATCAAAAGCGGCTGCCGGAGCGGCATCGCTGTCGCTCTTTGATCCGGCCTACTTGGCTTGGTAGTGTAGGCCGGAACGAGAAGCGATAGCGACGAAGCTCCGGCAAATCATCAATCAAAAGTGTCTGCCGGAGCGGCATCGCTGTCGCTCTTTGATCCGGCCTACTTGCCTTAGTAGTGTAGGCCGGATCGAGGAGCGATAGCGACGAAGCTCCGGCAAATCATCAATCAAAAGTGCCTGCCGGAGCGGCATCGCTGTCGCTCTTTGATCCGGCCTACTTGGCTTAGTAGTGGGATCCGGGCCTCGTTAGGTTAGAATAGTGTTTAGCATTTGCCTGCGGGTGGATGCGTACTTCCTATTCTTCTCCCTGCACCCGCAGTCTTTCCGGCGGGATCCGATTGGCATTTTCGCATGTATAAAAATCCAATCCGCCCGCTTTGGGAACGCTGGGAAGAGTCGCCAATCAACTTCAAGGAAATCGCTGCGGTCATAGCAATCGTCGCGGTTTCGGATCGGCTGATCTACCACAGCGGCGGATACAGCGGGTATGCGGTCGCTTTGGCGGCCATCGCGATCTTAATCGCGTTTGGCGTCTATCGGCCGCGTTTTGGAATTCCTACCGTCGCTTGTATCACGATTCTTGCGATGCTGATTTTGCGACTGGTCTGGCAGGGGTCAGGGCTGGCTTTTTGGATCGGCCTGGGAATGATCCCTGCATTCGTGTACGCCCTCGCCAACTTCGTCCCCTACACGCCCGACTGGCTGTATTACGTTGGCAGTTTACCGCTAATCAGCTATCGACGTATCGCCTGTTATCTGGACGGGTACTACCACGGTCGCCAACAAACCAATCCCAAACGCTGGCTGAATTTGGGGCTGCCGCTGGTAGTGCTGATCTTGTTTGGCGGGATTTTCATCCTAGCCAATCCATCACTAATCGAATACGTGTCCAATGCAGCCACCCGCTTCGGCAACAGCCTGATCGATCTGCTCAAGAATTTATCGGTTGCCGAAATCCTGTTTTGCATGATGGTTGGTTACTTAGGATTTGGCTCCGTCCGTCCGCGTTTAGTCAAACCGCGTCCGGAAATTACAACCTTGGCTACGGCCGCCGAGGAACAACCCTCTAGCCTTTACGTTCCTTTTCGCAACTCGCTGCTGACGGTGGTTGCCTTGTTTGGCGTCTACCTTTGCTTCGAATTCAGCACGCTCTGGTTTCGTGATTTCCCTGAAGGTTTTTATTACGCGGGCTATGCTCATCGCGGAGCCGCTTGGCTGACGATTGCGTTGGGACTTGCAACGGTGGTGCTCTCATTCATTTTTCGCGGCGATACTTTGCTTGACCCGCGGCGTTCCCTGCTACGCAAACTGGCTTGGGCTTGGTCGCTACAAAACCTTCTGCTGGCCCTGTCCGTTTACAACCGCATGGCGATTTACATCGATTTCAACGGGATGACACGGATGCGAACGATCGGACTGTTTGGCATCACCACGGTCCTGGTTGGGTTCGTATTTGTACTGATAAAAATCATTCAAGAACGATCCTTCCTTTGGCTGCTCCGGCGACAGCTGTGGGTGCTTTCGTTGGCCGTTGTGATTTACGCATTACTGCCCGTCGACTGGCTAGTCCATCGCTACAACGTCAAACAAGTCATGGCGGGTGAAATCGCTCCGGCCGTCCAAATCAGTGTTCACCCGATCAACAACGAGGGCTACCTAGCTCTATTTCCGCTGTTAAACCACGACGACGAAATCGTACGCAATGGCATTCAGGCAATGCTGGCGAAGCGGTACCAATTCCTTCAATCGCAACGCCAGGATTCGGTTCATCAAACAAAGTGGACCGCTTACCAAGGTGCCGAAGTCACGCTGTGGAATCGCCTCACCGCAGAGCAAGCGGTTTTCCAATCCTACTTGGACGATCAGGCCGCCCAGGATTTAGCAATCAAAATGTTCGACCAGCACGTTGCGGAATGGTACTAAAGCGAATCAGCGCAACCATTCGATCCGCCGCGAAGCCACGTCCAGTACCCAGCAGACTATCGCCAGCATGACCAGCCAGGGCCAGATCGGCATCGCCCGCATGGCAATCCCCTCAGCCGGTCGCAATGATTCCAAAGGCGATGGGTTCCACATGCCTCCCGTCGTCCGAGCAATTTCTCGAAGTGTTTTTTCACCCAAGGGACGCAGCTGCAATTCCGCGGGATAGCCAACCACCAGCGAACGAGACTGCCGAATCGGTTCTCCCTTTTCAGGCGTGACCAACAATTCCAACTGGTAAGTACCTTGTTGTTCCGTCGAAAACGGGGTTCCGTATCGTCCTGGCGCCAAAGCCTGAAGCGGCAAAACCGTTTGCGTTTGCAGAGGATCCAAAATCGTCAGCGAACCGGTTGCCTGCAGCAAAAAATCGCCGTCGGGAGTCACCGCGTCGACCGCGAATTCAGCCACATCCTCATCGCGTTGAATTTTCACCTGCAGATCATCGCTCTCATTCTGCCGCATCGCATGTCGAATGACCTGAGCCCAAAAGGTTCCAAATTCGGGCCATGCAAGCCACTCCGACGCCCACCGGCTTTTTGCATCGCTGGTAAACGCTACCGACATCCCCAGCCCTAACCGCCACCAGGACAACAACGGATCGCCCTCTTCGGTGGTGAGAATGACTTCGCTGGTCGCTTTCGGTTTTACCACCACATACCCCATCAACAACGGGGCCAGGTCAAGATCGATACCTTCCAGTGCCGGGGTGTCGGAGTTAACCAGCGGG comes from the Roseimaritima multifibrata genome and includes:
- a CDS encoding leucine-rich repeat domain-containing protein translates to MTSRPKVSPFICRVLTACLFVFTFSPLVYGQQGIFEPLAKMRAKLQATPNPVTPKPFPLINRQSPAGTPQAAPKPAKPKGPVQSAEAVSALQDAGFSLTMDSNGNVVEIAAGGETDLSESFTAFAGLPHVRIVRLSGPGLKDKGLESLAKLTNLTRLDLSDAAITDKTLKTIGKLENLEALFLRRTGISNDGLALLSGLPKLRAIDVRNTNIGDAGMKHLAKIKSLADIQLEKSKVTDAGVADLANLKLKSINVNYCTSIGDPSLVVFGAMPTLESIQMDACQISDEGMKEVAKLTKLKRLRIRETDITGKGFENVAKLDRLDRLELRNTSIDDAGIKIIAGLPNVTYLDLSECRLISPEAFAELKTLTKLRFLNLWETKFDDEGLQALGGLTALEDLNLKSCSITDASLDSLMKFQKLKRLNVAGTLLNDDSVRKLASLPQLTWLNIANISSIGFDVIDEVIEKYPNLSLVEYENG
- a CDS encoding DUF4153 domain-containing protein, translated to MYKNPIRPLWERWEESPINFKEIAAVIAIVAVSDRLIYHSGGYSGYAVALAAIAILIAFGVYRPRFGIPTVACITILAMLILRLVWQGSGLAFWIGLGMIPAFVYALANFVPYTPDWLYYVGSLPLISYRRIACYLDGYYHGRQQTNPKRWLNLGLPLVVLILFGGIFILANPSLIEYVSNAATRFGNSLIDLLKNLSVAEILFCMMVGYLGFGSVRPRLVKPRPEITTLATAAEEQPSSLYVPFRNSLLTVVALFGVYLCFEFSTLWFRDFPEGFYYAGYAHRGAAWLTIALGLATVVLSFIFRGDTLLDPRRSLLRKLAWAWSLQNLLLALSVYNRMAIYIDFNGMTRMRTIGLFGITTVLVGFVFVLIKIIQERSFLWLLRRQLWVLSLAVVIYALLPVDWLVHRYNVKQVMAGEIAPAVQISVHPINNEGYLALFPLLNHDDEIVRNGIQAMLAKRYQFLQSQRQDSVHQTKWTAYQGAEVTLWNRLTAEQAVFQSYLDDQAAQDLAIKMFDQHVAEWY